One window of Papaver somniferum cultivar HN1 chromosome 9, ASM357369v1, whole genome shotgun sequence genomic DNA carries:
- the LOC113313762 gene encoding TATA-box-binding protein-like: MADQDMELIDHTDHPSGLVPRIQNIVSTVDLDCKLDLKEIALKARNAEYNPRRFSAVIMRLKDPKTTGLIFHSGKVVCTGAKTEEQSKLAARKYARIVQKLGFPAKFKDFKIQNIVTSCDVNFVIRLEAFQYSNGARFSKYEPELFPGMVYRMKKPKVTMLIFVSGKVVITGAKNKGEAYTAFENIYPLLRQFSKAVH; encoded by the coding sequence ATGGCGGATCAAGATATGGAATTGATCGATCATACGGATCATCCTTCAGGACTTGTACCCAGAATTCAGAATATCGTATCAACCGTCGACTTGGATTGCAAATTGGATCTTAAAGAAATAGCTTTGAAAGCACGCAATGCAGAGTACAATCCCAGGCGATTTTCCGCAGTTATCATGAGATTAAAAGACCCCAAGACAACTGGTTTGATATTTCACAGTGGAAAAGTTGTTTGTACTGGTGCCAAAACTGAAGAACAATCAAAGTTAGCAGCAAGAAAGTATGCTCGCATTGTACAGAAACTAGGGTTTCCTGCAAAATTCAAGGATTTCAAGATTCAGAACATTGTTACTTCCTGCGATGTCAATTTTGTTATTAGGCTCGAGGCCTTTCAATATTCTAATGGTGCCAGATTTTCCAAATATGAACCTGAATTATTCCCGGGTATGGTTTACAGGATGAAAAAGCCAAAGGTTACAATGCTTATCTTTGTGTCAGGAAAAGTAGTTATTACAGGGGCTAAGAATAAAGGTGAGGCATACACTGCGTTTGAGAATATCTACCCACTTCTTAGACAGTTCAGCAAAGCGGTTCACTAG
- the LOC113312562 gene encoding uncharacterized protein LOC113312562 has translation MERENGEVEMFGDGDEFGYDAVVIGSGYGGSVAACRLSMAGVNVCLIEKGRKWEAQDFPTTCFKVISELRMENKNLGVSFGPKDALFQVHVQDNSLAALACGLGGGSLVNAGVMIPTPVTVRRNSKWPKEWEHDWDICEASASSMLRAQSIPVEFPNAKVMKEIVEDEIEECYPNSIKLSMNFNDEETQSSIKMGSCLACGNCLSGCPYNAKSSTDKNYLALAVQFGCTIKTECEVQFAVEEISEGVNRNSRKRNRRWRIYYNDIDYVASDFIVISAGVFGTAKILFQSERRGLRVSDQLGCGFSCNGNNVGFLIGSPAPLNAHGLDKQQFSKIPFQNRPGPSISASYTSSLGFTIQSAVLPAAFPSLLFKGITTYGWPIGCWFLHGLIDKLKRMMRVKDSQAVVLNVMGHDDSDGRITLEENTNKICFSPPRDPILNRKIQAFQKLTKRLGGILFISRYRSTSVHLLGGCNASSDPSKGVCNSNGQVFDPRSPSSVHPGLYVCDASLIPCSIGINPCLTIATAAEHVSRNLVQDALMYKRSTYPTEIPTPKLGACKKLETGMEPAVIIRETITGYLGGMPCTAYLTMKMNSSIQKGPNESNSVLSESHPLLRGLVGGYVVLKAVEKDKLYVISGEVDMCRVDNKTPYTQYMYYHLILASASGSRYVLEGRKIMNPYLLALYAWKETTTLHVTLKRINERSLNSETMDIKGELHLSVVNLLKSLIILEGNKKGRFICLLLQSFRRTYILQIPRGNPVHISSLGFCQKPYPKSDIHEMMTEDGCMISCRQWKCELNELKHQEQRRKNPVLLINGYSTESFCLPTEPKDLVRTLLEEGYETWLLQARLHPFHPSNAFTIEDIGKFDIPAAISKILELHGDSVKVHVVAHCVGGLAIHIALMGGHISTTHIASLCCTNSSMFFKLTMSSLVKMRLPLIPISMKILGINTVLPLLATSKTTSLRHRLLKCIARFIPRYERCTLDECEVFSGIFGNTFWHKNITSTMHQWLNKQSLPHLPMSAFPHLRKICLSGFIVNSDGTNTYLVHPERMKLHTTYISGGKSLLVTPETSFLANQYMKLHQPGYKHTRVVLEDFGHSDLLIGENSWKFVFPHILSHMESSENEEVGVQESRGVKWIWTGVGLLPTSRVRKFQTLI, from the exons atggAAAGAGAAAATGGCGAAGTAGAAATGTTTGGTGATGGagatgaatttggttatgatGCTGTTGTTATTGGGTCAGGATATGGCGGTTCTGTTGCGGCTTGTAGGTTGTCCATGGCGGGAGTTAACGTCTGTTTAATAGAAAAGGGTCGAAAATGGGAGGCTCAGGACTTTCCAACCACCTGTTTCAAAGTCATATCTGAGCTAAGGATGGAAAACAAGAACTTGGGTGTCAGTTTTGGCCCAAAAGATGCTTTGTTTCAG GTACATGTACAGGATAATTCCCTAGCGGCACTCGCTTGTGGTCTTGGTGGAGGCTCACTAGTAAATGCTGGAGTAATGATTCCAACTCCAGTTACTGTAAGACGGAACTCGAAATGGCCAAAGGAATGGGAACATGACTGGGATATTTGTGAAGCATCCGCGTCATCTATGTTGAGAGCACAAAGTATACCAGTTGAATTCCCTAATGCTAAAGTCATGAAAGAAATAGTTGAAGATGAAATAGAAGAGTGTTACCCCAACTCCATCAAGTTAAGCATGAATTTCAACGACGAAGAAACACAATCCTCTATAAAGATGGGTAGCTGTTTAGCTTGTGGAAATTGCCTTTCCGGTTGTCCTTATAATGCTAAAAGTTCAACAGACAAGAATTATTTGGCTTTAGCTGTCCAG TTTGGTTGTACAATAAAAACAGAATGTGAAGTTCAGTTTGCTGTTGAAGAAATTTCTGAAGGCGTAAACAGGAATAGCAGAAAGCGGAACCGTAGATGGAGAATTTATTACAATGACATTGATTATGTAGCCTCTGATTTTATAGTGATCTCAG CCGGCGTTTTCGGCACAGCTAAGATACTTTTCCAGTCAGAAAGAAGAGGACTAAGAGTGTCAGATCAGCTTGGTTGTGGATTTAGCTGTAATGGTAATAATGTTGGTTTCCTAATTGGTAGTCCAGCTCCACTGAATGCTCATGGATTGGACAAACAGCAATTTTCCAAGATACCATTTCAGAATCGTCCTGGACCATCAATTTCTGCATCATACACTTCTTCTTTGGGGTTCACTATCCAG AGCGCCGTACTTCCTGCAGCATTCCCGTCACTGCTATTCAAGGGAATAACAACTTATGGATGGCCAATTGGTTGCTGGTTCTTACATGGGTTGATAGACAAACTGAAGCGCATGATGCGTGTAAAAGATAGTCAAGCGGTGGTGCTTAACGTCATGGGACATGATGATAGTGATGGAAGAATTACACTTGAAGAGAACACAAACAAGATTTGTTTTAGTCCACCTCGCGATCCAATACTCAACCGAAAAATCCAAGCTTTTCAAAAGCTTACTAAGAGATTAGGAGGAATCCTTTTCATTTCCAGGTACAGAAGCACATCGGTTCATCTCTTAGGTGGGTGCAATGCTTCGTCAGATCCATCCAAAGGCGTTTGCAACTCCAATGGTCAAGTTTTTGACCCTCGAAGTCCCTCATCAGTGCATCCAGGTCTATATGTATGTGACGCATCCTTGATTCCATGTTCCATTGGCATAAATCCGTGCCTTACTATTGCTACAGCTGCTGAGCATGTAAGTCGAAACCTAGTTCAGGATGCTCTTATGTACAAGAGATCTACCTATCCAACTGAAATTCCCACGCCAAAACTCGGTGCCTGCAAGAAGTTAGAAACCGGAATGGAACCAGCTGTCATCATTAGAGAGACCATAACAGGTTATTTGGGTGGTATGCCATGTACAGCATATCTGACAATGAAGATGAATTCCAGTATCCAGAAGGGACCAAATGAATCGAATTCGGTTTTAAGCGAATCTCATCCACTTCTTAGAGGACTTGTTGGTGGGTATGTTGTTCTGAAAGCTGTGGAGAAGGATAAACTCTATGTAATCAGCGGAGAAGTCGACATGTGCAGAGTTGATAACAAGACTCCTTACACACAATACATGTATTACCATCTCATCCTTGCATCCGCATCTGGTTCAAG ATATGTTCTGGAAGGGAGGAAGATAATGAATCCATATCTCCTTGCCTTATATGCATGGAAGGAAACTACAACTCTACATGTAACACTAAAAAGAATCAATGAGCGCAGTTTAAATTCCGAGACAATGGATATAAAAGGCGAGCTGCATCTTTCGGTTGTTAATCTTCTAAAGAGCTTGATAATCTTGGAAGGTAACAAGAAAGGAAGATTCATATGTCTACTATTACAATCCTTCCGGAGAACTTATATCTTACAGATACCCAGAGGAAACCCTGTGCACATATCTTCCCTGGGTTTTTGTCAGAAGCCTTATCCGAAGAGTGATATCCATGAGATGATGACAG AAGATGGGTGCATGATCAGCTGTAGACAATGGAAATGCGAACTGAATGAATTGAAGCACCAAGAGCAGAGACGGAAAAATCCGGTTCTCCTGATTAATGGGTACTCCACTGAGAGTTTTTGTTTACCGACTGAACCAAAAGATTTAGTTAGAACTTTACTCGAAGAAGGATACGAAACTTGGTTACTTCAAGCTAGATTACATCCTTTTCATCCTTCAAATGCTTTCACAATTGAAGATATCGGGAAGTTTGATATTCCTGCAG CAATCTCAAAGATTCTTGAACTTCATGGAGATTCTGTAAAAGTTCATGTCGTGGCACATTGTGTTGGAGGCTTAGCAATTCACATTGCTCTCATGGGAGGTCATATCTCCACAACACATATTGCATCTCTTTGTTGCACCAATTCCTCAATGTTCTTCAAGCTCACTATGTCTTCGTTAGTAAAGATGAGACTTCCTCTTATCCCT ATCTCAATGAAAATACTAGGCATTAACACGGTCCTACCGCTGTTAGCAACTTCAAAGACAACAAGTCTCCGTCATCGACTGCTAAAATGCATAGCTCGGTTTATCCCTCGATACGAACGGTGCACACTAGATGAATGTGAAGTCTTTTCAGGCATATTTGGCAACACATTTTGGCACAAAAACATAACCTCAACAATGCACCAGTGGCTAAACAAACAAAGTTTACCACATCTTCCAATGTCCGCTTTCCCACACCTTCGGAAAATCTGTTTATCTGGTTTCATTGTAAACTCTGATGGTACCAACACGTATTTGGTACATCCGGAGAGAATGAAGCTTCATACAACATATATTTCTGGTGGAAAAAGCTTACTGGTAACACCGGAAACTTCGTTTCTAGCTAATCAGTATATGAAGTTGCACCAACCTGGTTATAAACATACAAGAGTGGTTTTAGAAGATTTTGGGCATTCAGATCTTTTAATTGGTGAAAATTCTTGGAAATTTGTTTTCCCGCATATTTTATCTCATATGGAATCATCTGAAAATGAAGAAGTTGGTGTTCAAGAAAGCAG GGGAGTGAAATGGATCTGGACTGGAGTTGGTTTATTACCCACCTCCAGggtcagaaaatttcagactctTATCTAA
- the LOC113308095 gene encoding protein ORANGE-LIKE, chloroplastic-like translates to MNSSIAVFSQAPSSLCSSSKLDSSKTLIFLCDRRNRNCFGFHKRNYGSRIICSAGDNTSSSIPAGENSSSFCIIEGPETVQDFVQMQSKEIQDNIRSRRNKIFLLMEEVRRLRVQQRIKNAKALDESSDEEANEMPDIPSTIPFLPFVTPKTLKQLYLTSFSFISGIILFGGLIAPTLELKLGIGGTSYEDFIRSLHLPLQLSQVDPIVASFSGGAVGVISALMLIEVNNVEQQEKKRCKYCVGTGYLACARCSASGVCLSIEPISINGASNRPLRAPTTQRCPNCSGAGKVMCPTCLCTGMLMASEHDPRIEPFE, encoded by the exons ATGAATTCCTCCATTGCTGTATTCTCTCAAGCTCCATCATCTTTATGTTCTTCTTCAAAGCTTGATtcctctaaaaccctaatttttctatgCGACAGAAGAAACCGTAATTGTTTTGGATTTCACAAGAGGAATTATGGGTCTAGGATCATCTGTTCTGCAGGGGATAATACTTCTAGTTCCATTCCAGCAGGAGAAAACAGCTCCAG CTTCTGTATCATAGAAGGACCAGAGACTGTTCAAGATTTTGTTCAGATGCAATCAAAAGAGATTCAAGATAACATTAGGAGTCGTCGTAATAAAATCTTTTTACTCATGGAAGAG GTGAGGAGGTTAAGGGTACAACAGCGTATAAAAAATGCCAAAGCTCTTGATGAGAGTAGTGATGAGGAGGCAAATGAAATGCCTGATATCCCTTCAACTATTCCTTTTCTCCCTTTTGTG ACACCAAAGACTTTGAAGCAGCTTTACTTAACAAGCTTTTCATTTATATCTGGGATTATTCTCTTCGGTGGTCTTATAGCACCCACT CTTGAGCTGAAATTAGGGATTGGTGGCACGTCGTATGAAGATTTCATTCGCAGTCTTCATTTGCCATTGCAATTAAG TCAGGTCGATCCCATTGTTGCATCCTTTTCAGGAGGAGCAGTGGGAGTCATTTCAGCTTTAATGTTGATTGAAGTCAACAACGTTGAGCAACAAGAGAAGAAAAGGTGCAAGTACTGCGTCGGAACTG GATACTTGGCATGTGCAAGATGTTCTGCCAGTGGAGTATGTTTGAGCATTGAACCAATCTCAATAAACGGTGCTTCTAATCGTCCATTGCGTGCACCAACAACCCAAAGATGTCCAAACTGCTCTGGAGCAGGAAAG GTGATGTGCCCAACATGCTTATGTACTGGAATGCTTATGGCTAGTGAACATGACCCTCGAATAGAACCCTTCGAATGA